The following is a genomic window from Burkholderia cepacia ATCC 25416.
CCGGCGCGCCCGCGAACCAGAACATCAAGCGGCTGCTGTCCGACCATGCGCTCGGGTCCGCGAACTGGTCGCTCGTCGAATCGAGCGAGACGGGCATGCTCACGCAGGTCGAGCGCGCGGTGCGCGACAAGCGGTGGATCGTGTTCCTGGCCTGGGAGCCGCATCTGATGAACACGAAGTTCCACCTGACCTACCTGTCGGGCGGCGATGCGTATTTCGGCCCGAACTACGGCGGCGCGACGGTCAATACGGTCACGCGCGCCGGGTTCGCCGGCCAGTGCGCGAACCTGGCGCGGCTGTTCCGGCAGATGACGTTCTCCGTCGACGTCGAGAACCGGATGATCGCCGACATGCTCGACCACAAGACGTCGCCCGCGCTCGCGGCGCAGCGTGCGCTGAAATCCGACCCGGCGCTGGTTGCCGGCTGGCTGGACGGCGTGACGACGGCGGCCGGCGCTCCGGGCCTGCCGGCGGTGCGCGCGGCCCTCGACGGGCACTGATTCCCTCCTTCCGGGCGGCCGGTTTCGACCGCGCCGCCCGTCTACGTGTTTTCCCGAGCGGGTCGCATCGTGACCATTTGGTGTCGCCTTCAGACGGGTGACGCGAAATATGGGTTTGTATTTTTCGCCAATGGCTGCGTTATTGCGGAAAACGAAATGCCGAAGCCAGCGGGCGTACCGAATTCGAATCCACCGGCGCATCGCGGTACGCGCCGGGACGAGATTCTTTCCATCGAACGGTTCAGGGAGGGTGGTCGACAATGAAGCACACCAAAGTTGCCGTAGCCGCCGCGCTTGCATGCGCGGCCTGCGTGCCTGCCATCGGGCATGCGCAGAGCAGTGTGACGCTGTACGGGATTCTCGACGCGGGCATCACGTACGTGAACAACACGGGCGGCTCGCACGTGGTCAAGTTCGACGACGGCGTCGCGTACGGAAACCGTTTCGGCCTGAAGGGCACGGAAGACCTCGGCGGCGGCCTGAAGGCCGTGTTCACCCTCGAGAGCGGCTTCCGCCTCGGCACCGGGCAGCTCGGCTTCGGCGGCGCCGAATTCGGCCGGCAGGCGTATGTCGGCCTGCAGAACGACTGGGGCACGCTGTCGTTCGGCAACCAGCTCGACATCACGAACGAACTCGTGTCGATCTACAACATCTCCGCGTGGGGCAGCGGTTATGCGATCCACCAGGGCGACTTCGACCGCTTCAACGGCGACCGCCTGCCGAATTCGGTGAAGTTCCTGTCGAACGACCTCAGCGGCTTCAAGTTCGGCGCGATGTACTCGTTCGGCAACGTCGCCGGCAACTTCCACCGCAACAGCGCATGGAGCGCGGGCGCGAGCTTCACGAAGGGCGACTTCTCGATCGGCGCCGCGTACACGCGCCTGAACAACCCGAACGGCATCTATGCGTTCGACCCGTACGCGATGATCGGCACGCACACGTTCCTCGGCCAGCAGACCGTCACCGTCGATCCGGCGACCGGCGCACGCACCGACCTGTTCGCGAACACGCCGATGAACGTCGACAGCCAGGGCACGTTCGGCATTGGCTCGAGCTACACGATCGGCAAGCTGACGCTCGACGCCAACTTCTCGTACACGACGATCAAGGGTTTCGGCCAGTCGTCGCACATGCAGGTGTATGAAGGCGGCGGCCTGTACCAGTTCACGCCGGCGCTGAGCCTGATCGCGGGTTACCAGCACACGCGCTTCGAAGGCCATCACTGGAACCAGGGCACGGCGGGCCTGCATTACCTGCTGTCGAAGCGTACCGACGTGTATATCTCCGGCGATTACCTGCGCGCGTCGCAAGGCGTCGATGCGGTGGTCGGCTACAGCTTCACGCCGTCGACGACGCAGACGCAGGCCGACGTGCGGATCGGGATGCGGCATTCGTTCTGATCGGGGTGGTGTGAGGTTGTGACGTCTTCAGCGAGGTCTCTCTTTGGCGCGAACCGAGGTTCGCGCTTTTTTTTTGCCCGACTGGGGTGAGCGGGCACGAGAGCCGTCCGGTCACGGCCCGCTGCCGGGCGACTGCCCGACGGTATTGACCGGTGCCGTCTATAGACGCTAGCATCGTCCCCATGCTTGATCGCGCCCATTTCCTCTCGTCGCTGCTCCGCGCATGTTGTCAGAACATGCCAGGGGGAAGTTGCGTCCAGCGAACTCGCTGAACATTCAAGCAATCGCCTTCCGGCCGCCTGTGATGCAAGACAGGCGGCCTTTTTGTTTTTTGGGCCGACACCTTCGGACGGAGAAACTCGATGCCGCTTGCGCTGTATGACACCTGGTCGCGTACCGTACGCCCGTTCACGCCAATCCGGGCCGGGCAGGTCGGCATGTATTGCTGCGGCCCCACGGTCTACGACGACGCCCACATCGGCAACCTGAGAACCTACGTGTTCGAGGATCTGCTGCGCCGCGTACTGGTGCGCAACGGATACGAGGTGCGGCACGTCGTCAACATCACCGACGTCGGCCACCTGACTTCGGATGCGGACGAAGGCGAAGACAAGATGGAAAAGGGCAGCCGCCGGACCGGTGAATCGGCGTGGGCCATCGCCCGGCGCTACACCGACGCTTTCGTGCGGGACTGGCGCGCGCTCCACCTGCTCAAGCCGACGGTCTGGTGCCGCGCCACGGATCACATCGCCGAACAGATCGCGTTCATCGATACGCTCGACCGGGGCGGCTACGTCTATCGCACGGACGACGGCCTCTACTTCGACACCAGTCGGCAGGATGACTACGGTTATCTCGCGCGGCTAGACCGCGCGGGGTTGCAGGCGGGCAAGCGGGTCGCGCTGGGCGACAAGCGGAGCATCACGGATTTTGCG
Proteins encoded in this region:
- the choX gene encoding choline ABC transporter substrate-binding protein, which encodes MERQCNAAIRIGAALAAAACVMTTQAAHAADPQTCGDVKMAAPGWTDIDATNAMAGVVLKALGYRQDVANLSVPITYQGLKKGQVDVFLGNWMPAQAPLVKPFVDEKSIDVLHANLSGAKFTLAVPDYVAAAGVHTFADLARYADRFGGKIYGIEPGAPANQNIKRLLSDHALGSANWSLVESSETGMLTQVERAVRDKRWIVFLAWEPHLMNTKFHLTYLSGGDAYFGPNYGGATVNTVTRAGFAGQCANLARLFRQMTFSVDVENRMIADMLDHKTSPALAAQRALKSDPALVAGWLDGVTTAAGAPGLPAVRAALDGH
- a CDS encoding porin; this encodes MKHTKVAVAAALACAACVPAIGHAQSSVTLYGILDAGITYVNNTGGSHVVKFDDGVAYGNRFGLKGTEDLGGGLKAVFTLESGFRLGTGQLGFGGAEFGRQAYVGLQNDWGTLSFGNQLDITNELVSIYNISAWGSGYAIHQGDFDRFNGDRLPNSVKFLSNDLSGFKFGAMYSFGNVAGNFHRNSAWSAGASFTKGDFSIGAAYTRLNNPNGIYAFDPYAMIGTHTFLGQQTVTVDPATGARTDLFANTPMNVDSQGTFGIGSSYTIGKLTLDANFSYTTIKGFGQSSHMQVYEGGGLYQFTPALSLIAGYQHTRFEGHHWNQGTAGLHYLLSKRTDVYISGDYLRASQGVDAVVGYSFTPSTTQTQADVRIGMRHSF